In Alteromonas naphthalenivorans, one DNA window encodes the following:
- a CDS encoding TonB-dependent siderophore receptor, protein MINTTFKLNPLARALAFGLTLSVPSIALAQEAESAPKDADVEKIEVTGSLGSLPGQDVESVFGFGKSILETPRSASTISQEQMERFNVSDIDELVAFAPGTFTQSFFGVAGSLDVRGTPGETYFRGVKRLDNPGNYPTPIGASSRIDIVRGPASPIYGPSKIGGYLNFNPKSARASSGQYLEKPEGAISYTTGSWDKSVLTAEVGGPAQVGDKTVGYYLYGEVENSDSYYENTQTDQTILQAAFNIDITDNLRVEFGGMYHDYDGNQVAGWNRLTQDLIDDGTYITGTAQPLDTDGDGSISHEEYGAVNIAGNSFFYVPGAAFTDDEATALMALENVGTTTLSGSQVLVAPDDQLGNEAITFYFDTIYYADNWEIRNQFFYDSYDNINENAYGFSQFHDSWVIEDKIVFATEYENDSLLAQFQISPSIRYTDFLHGDDFTYEYFNRRDLTMASSALDRRLLSTRSGKNFDNYDEGNYLDLGIGAMTDLTWDWGLNLVLGVRYDTIDIETTSRTDLLLGATGDETPLYAEDTVGGWSWNTSISYELPFGLIPYITAAEQATIIAGQGAEIGVGQLESGAFDTSELFEFGIKGSLLDDTLYFALSSFEMERTDFSSQNTVTNNTTNNKGTEFELRWVVNENLVMSAGYTNIKVINLTALENGSQFGFLGAEDLTSLTDPSLVFGGNVIGLNLIGEGFANTDARKAGIPENVYTVTATYDFQNGYAANLSVVDVEEVASGFSASVMLPAYTLVNAGVSYQADDWSVNFTVKNLTDERYFRANFPDLFGSQVVLPELPRHWSAKFAYKF, encoded by the coding sequence ATGATTAACACTACATTCAAGCTTAACCCACTAGCCCGTGCGCTAGCATTCGGTCTGACATTGTCAGTGCCTTCAATCGCACTTGCACAAGAGGCTGAATCTGCGCCGAAAGACGCTGACGTTGAAAAAATTGAAGTAACAGGCTCTCTGGGCAGTTTGCCTGGCCAAGATGTTGAATCAGTTTTTGGTTTTGGAAAATCAATTCTTGAAACACCGCGTTCTGCATCAACGATTTCTCAAGAACAAATGGAGCGTTTTAACGTTTCAGATATTGATGAACTAGTGGCATTTGCACCTGGTACATTTACCCAATCATTCTTTGGTGTTGCAGGTTCACTTGATGTACGTGGTACACCTGGTGAAACCTATTTCCGCGGCGTTAAACGCCTAGATAACCCAGGTAACTACCCTACGCCAATTGGTGCTTCAAGCCGAATTGATATTGTTCGTGGTCCAGCCTCTCCTATTTATGGCCCGTCTAAGATTGGTGGTTACTTAAACTTTAACCCTAAATCTGCTCGAGCTTCTTCTGGTCAGTATTTAGAGAAGCCTGAAGGCGCAATTTCTTATACTACGGGTTCGTGGGATAAGAGCGTGCTAACGGCAGAAGTTGGTGGTCCAGCACAAGTTGGCGACAAAACAGTAGGTTACTACCTGTACGGTGAAGTTGAAAACTCAGATAGCTATTATGAAAATACGCAAACTGACCAAACTATTCTACAAGCCGCTTTCAACATAGATATTACTGATAACCTACGTGTTGAATTTGGTGGTATGTATCATGATTACGATGGTAACCAAGTTGCTGGTTGGAACCGATTAACACAAGATCTAATTGACGACGGTACGTATATTACAGGTACTGCACAACCGCTTGATACAGACGGTGACGGCTCAATTAGTCACGAAGAATATGGCGCCGTAAACATTGCGGGTAACAGCTTCTTCTACGTGCCTGGTGCTGCATTTACCGATGATGAAGCGACTGCCCTAATGGCACTTGAAAACGTAGGTACGACTACCCTAAGCGGTAGCCAAGTATTGGTTGCACCAGATGACCAATTGGGTAACGAAGCGATTACTTTCTACTTCGATACCATCTATTACGCAGACAACTGGGAAATTCGTAACCAGTTCTTCTACGATTCATACGATAACATCAACGAAAATGCGTACGGCTTCTCTCAATTCCACGATAGCTGGGTAATTGAAGATAAGATTGTTTTCGCTACCGAATATGAAAACGACAGCTTGTTAGCACAATTTCAAATTTCACCGTCAATTCGTTACACCGACTTTTTACACGGTGATGACTTTACGTACGAGTACTTTAACCGTCGTGATTTAACCATGGCTTCTTCAGCGTTAGACCGACGCTTATTGTCTACCCGTTCTGGAAAGAACTTTGATAACTACGATGAAGGTAATTACCTTGATTTAGGTATTGGGGCAATGACTGACCTTACTTGGGATTGGGGTCTGAACCTTGTACTAGGTGTACGTTATGACACTATTGATATTGAAACAACATCTCGTACCGACTTACTGCTAGGCGCCACTGGCGATGAAACGCCTCTATACGCTGAAGACACAGTAGGTGGATGGTCTTGGAACACCAGTATTTCTTACGAACTTCCGTTTGGCTTAATTCCTTATATCACCGCGGCTGAGCAAGCAACGATTATTGCGGGTCAAGGTGCTGAAATTGGTGTTGGCCAATTAGAAAGCGGTGCGTTCGATACCTCAGAACTTTTCGAATTTGGTATTAAAGGTTCATTGCTAGACGATACCCTTTACTTTGCACTTTCATCATTTGAAATGGAAAGAACCGACTTTAGCAGCCAAAACACGGTTACTAACAACACCACGAATAACAAAGGTACTGAATTTGAACTTCGTTGGGTTGTTAACGAAAACTTAGTGATGTCTGCAGGCTACACTAACATTAAGGTTATCAACCTTACTGCACTTGAAAACGGTAGCCAGTTTGGTTTCCTTGGTGCTGAAGACTTAACAAGTCTTACCGATCCATCGCTTGTATTTGGTGGTAACGTGATTGGCTTGAACTTAATTGGTGAAGGCTTTGCTAACACTGATGCACGTAAAGCGGGTATTCCTGAAAATGTGTATACCGTTACGGCAACTTACGACTTCCAAAACGGTTATGCGGCTAACCTGAGCGTAGTTGACGTTGAAGAAGTGGCTTCTGGCTTCTCTGCTTCGGTAATGCTTCCAGCATACACGCTAGTGAATGCAGGTGTTTCTTATCAAGCAGATGACTGGTCTGTTAACTTTACTGTTAAGAACTTAACTGATGAGCGTTATTTCCGCGCTAACTTCCCTGACTTGTTTGGTAGCCAGGTTGTACTACCTGAATTACCACGTCATTGGAGCGCGAAGTTCGCCTATAAGTTCTAA
- a CDS encoding uracil-xanthine permease family protein: MQEQHQDLLYSLHDKPNAVACLTAALQHMLASFIGVITPTLIISATLGLTEHTAYLICMALFVSGVGTFIQTKKFGPVGSGLVAIQGTSFAFISALLLAGMKVKNEGGSSEEILSLLFGLTLAGALVEVVFSLFVTQLKRIITPLTTGIVITAIGLSLINVGMTDLAGGFNAESFASLDNLGLGVSVLLIIVFLNASNNHWVRLSAIFIGMTLGTAYVWFTKGLDFSHLNDLPAIAVPQPFAFGISFDITLFLPIALIYLFTAIETAGDLTANSLFCKEPVSGPLYLSRIKGGILGDGLNSMIAGAFNTFPNTTFGQNNGVIQLTGIASRKVGFFVAGMFVFVGLFPAVGGVLQAIPKPVLGGATLVMFAMVAVGGLKLLASYALDRRSSLITACALGMSIGVMMVPSALSQLPTWLENVLLSPVTSAGLTAIILDLTLPSAPQKTSSTASKTQGEV; encoded by the coding sequence ATGCAAGAACAACATCAAGATTTACTCTATAGCCTGCACGACAAACCCAATGCGGTAGCGTGCTTAACCGCTGCGCTTCAGCACATGCTGGCGAGCTTTATTGGCGTGATAACGCCTACATTAATTATCTCTGCCACCCTCGGGCTGACAGAGCACACCGCTTACCTTATTTGCATGGCGCTTTTTGTTAGTGGTGTGGGCACCTTTATTCAAACTAAAAAATTTGGGCCAGTAGGCAGTGGCTTAGTGGCCATTCAGGGCACCAGCTTTGCATTTATCAGTGCGTTGCTATTGGCTGGCATGAAGGTAAAAAATGAAGGTGGCAGTAGCGAAGAAATTTTATCACTTCTTTTTGGCCTTACATTGGCGGGCGCCTTGGTTGAGGTGGTGTTTAGTTTATTTGTTACACAACTTAAACGCATTATCACACCATTGACGACTGGCATTGTGATTACTGCCATTGGCTTATCACTGATTAATGTTGGAATGACAGATTTAGCAGGTGGGTTTAATGCTGAATCATTCGCAAGCTTAGATAATTTAGGCTTAGGAGTAAGCGTTTTACTTATTATTGTATTTTTGAACGCGTCGAATAATCATTGGGTAAGGCTATCGGCTATTTTTATAGGCATGACCTTGGGTACCGCCTATGTGTGGTTTACTAAAGGATTAGACTTTTCCCACTTAAATGATTTACCCGCTATTGCCGTTCCCCAGCCTTTTGCGTTTGGTATTAGCTTCGACATTACCTTGTTTTTACCTATCGCACTTATCTACTTGTTTACCGCAATTGAAACCGCAGGCGACTTAACCGCGAATAGCTTGTTTTGCAAAGAGCCCGTGTCAGGCCCACTTTACTTATCGCGTATTAAAGGTGGCATTTTAGGTGACGGACTTAACTCTATGATTGCGGGCGCCTTTAACACATTCCCCAATACCACCTTTGGCCAAAACAACGGCGTTATTCAGCTAACGGGTATTGCGAGTAGAAAAGTAGGTTTCTTCGTGGCGGGCATGTTTGTATTTGTTGGTTTGTTCCCTGCGGTTGGCGGAGTGCTGCAAGCTATACCTAAGCCGGTGTTGGGCGGCGCAACGTTGGTTATGTTTGCCATGGTGGCCGTGGGTGGTCTGAAGCTACTTGCCAGCTACGCGTTAGATAGAAGAAGCAGCTTAATCACCGCGTGTGCGTTAGGGATGAGCATTGGTGTAATGATGGTACCCAGCGCATTATCACAATTACCCACTTGGCTTGAAAACGTTTTACTTTCACCGGTTACCTCTGCGGGTTTAACCGCTATCATTTTAGATCTCACCCTACCCAGTGCACCGCAAAAAACTTCCAGCACGGCGTCAAAGACCCAAGGTGAAGTGTAA
- a CDS encoding adenosine deaminase yields MCLRLTFLPFYLVVFISLTSFAYKSVAASSAVANSSFSTPEFTSTSFSASSSFSMPLWFEGFKKTATPQQMYQFLHAMPKGGDLHHHLSGSGFSEWWYELAADPTKNGGYTYYTQVSIKPCHSDPQSALRFHTISETTWAKLPPCIQKNYTELGLLDNNLKREFMDSIRLHTASEGREEFFSTHWQRLNELTANPTLVSKILLRNMQAYQKENLQYLETQVNMRHAKKPDGSLYTPDEALAIYTDVLASEEAKATGVTVRFQYALVRFLPDAEAQLEWIYNFVDSHRDIYVGINLVGREDDINGQPKRFASTLRKLRAKYPKILLAFHAGESETADSNVRDTLLLGSQRIGHGLNTIFDPDTLLLMRNSQYLIEINLISNLLLEYVPSFDTHPFPEYLRTGIPTALSTDDRGMFDSILTDEFYIAVTEFNLSWEEVLTLGTNSLQYSFLQPNVKAQQLTLFHQRVAEFETQVASDTVPTSPPMFRAFICKFESELCSGNKD; encoded by the coding sequence ATGTGTTTGCGACTTACCTTTTTGCCTTTCTATCTTGTTGTATTTATCTCTCTTACCAGTTTTGCTTATAAAAGTGTTGCCGCATCCAGTGCCGTAGCCAATTCCTCATTTTCTACTCCTGAATTTACTTCTACTTCTTTTTCTGCTTCTTCATCTTTTTCTATGCCGTTGTGGTTTGAAGGCTTCAAAAAAACAGCCACACCACAACAGATGTATCAATTTTTACACGCCATGCCAAAAGGCGGTGATTTACATCATCACTTGTCAGGTTCAGGGTTTAGTGAATGGTGGTACGAACTGGCAGCCGATCCTACAAAAAATGGGGGTTATACCTATTACACTCAGGTAAGTATCAAACCATGCCATTCAGACCCACAAAGTGCCTTACGCTTTCATACCATCAGCGAAACGACATGGGCTAAATTACCCCCGTGCATTCAGAAAAATTACACTGAATTAGGCTTGCTTGATAACAATTTAAAACGCGAGTTTATGGATAGTATTCGCTTACATACGGCGTCGGAAGGACGAGAAGAATTCTTTTCTACCCATTGGCAACGGTTAAACGAATTAACCGCAAACCCCACGTTAGTGTCAAAAATATTGCTACGTAACATGCAAGCTTACCAAAAGGAAAATCTGCAATATTTGGAAACCCAAGTGAATATGCGTCACGCAAAAAAACCTGACGGCAGTTTGTATACCCCAGATGAAGCCTTAGCAATTTACACCGACGTACTCGCTAGCGAAGAAGCAAAAGCCACCGGCGTAACCGTTCGTTTTCAGTATGCCTTAGTGCGCTTTCTACCCGACGCAGAGGCTCAGCTAGAGTGGATTTATAACTTTGTTGATAGCCACAGGGATATTTATGTAGGCATTAACTTGGTTGGCAGAGAAGATGATATAAATGGGCAACCGAAACGGTTTGCATCAACACTTCGTAAGCTTCGTGCTAAATACCCTAAAATTTTATTGGCCTTTCACGCTGGCGAGTCAGAAACTGCCGATTCGAATGTGCGTGACACTTTGTTGCTTGGTTCACAGCGCATTGGGCACGGGTTAAATACCATTTTCGACCCAGATACGCTATTGCTAATGAGAAACAGCCAGTACCTTATCGAAATTAACCTTATTTCAAACTTGCTGCTTGAATATGTGCCAAGCTTCGATACCCACCCCTTTCCAGAATATCTGCGAACCGGTATTCCTACCGCGCTATCTACCGATGACAGAGGCATGTTCGACTCCATATTAACCGATGAATTTTATATCGCGGTAACCGAATTCAACTTAAGTTGGGAAGAAGTACTCACATTAGGCACCAACAGTTTGCAGTACAGCTTTTTACAACCAAATGTGAAAGCGCAGCAACTTACTTTATTTCATCAACGTGTTGCTGAATTTGAAACTCAGGTGGCATCAGATACTGTGCCTACCTCTCCCCCAATGTTTCGTGCATTCATCTGTAAATTTGAAAGCGAACTGTGCAGCGGCAATAAGGATTAA